In one Balaenoptera musculus isolate JJ_BM4_2016_0621 chromosome 20, mBalMus1.pri.v3, whole genome shotgun sequence genomic region, the following are encoded:
- the LOC118887389 gene encoding heat shock factor-binding protein 1-like, translated as MQDVEKKCDSSTTKPGTREVAKTDPRTVQDLTSVVQTLLQQMQGKWQTMSSQITGRIEDMSSRIDDPEKNIADLMIQAGVEELDGEDKVPATQKS; from the exons ATgcaagatgtagagaaaaaatgtgACTCCAG caccaccaagccaggaACCAGGGAGGTGGCCAAGACTGACCCCAGGACTGTGCAAGATCTCACCTCAGTGGTGCAGACACTCCTGCAACAGATGCAAGGTAAATGGCAGACCATGTCCAGCCAGATCACTGGAAGAATTGAGGACATGAGCAGTCGCATTGATGACCCGGAGAAAAACATCGCAGACCTCATGATACAAGCTGGGGTGGAAGAGCTGGATGGTGAAGACAAGGTCCCTGCCACACAGAAGAGTTGA